The genomic stretch TATACCATCGCCGTCGATGGCGGCTGGCTCGCCCGCTGAGGCCACGCCTGCTTGCGGATCGCCGGTCAGGCGGTCCGCCTTCAACACGCTTCACTCAGAAAAACGCGGCGGCGCGCATCGGCGCGGCGGCTTCTGCGCGTTGCCGAGCGCGACAGGGCATGCCGCCATCACATCCTGATATGAAATATTCTTTCATATTTCGCAATTAGTTTTCATGATGCATGATATTGCCATCATGATCCTGCATCGGAGGAAAACCCGTGCTTTCCACAAATCAATTGAAACACAAGATCGAGCTGCTGGTCGCTGGCCTGAAGTCGCTGCGCGACGAAGGCAAGTTCAACGAACCGAATCTCGACGGGACTGCCGGCGACTATGTCAGCTTCAACGCCTGGGAATGGCCGCAGGGCGTCGGCCTCTACGGTCTCGCCCAGATGTGGCTGAAGACGGGCGATGCCGATGTGAAGACCCTGCTCGAGGACTGGTATTCCGCCCATATCGAAAAGGGCCTGCCGCCGCAAAACGTCAACACCACCGCGCCGCTTCTCGCTCTGTCCCTGCTGTGGCGCGAAACCCGCGATCCGCGATGGGAAGCCCCAATGAGGGACTGGGCCGACAGGATCCTGACCGAAATGCCGCGCACGCGCTGCGGCGGCTTCCAGCACAATGTGTCCGACAAGATCAATGACGACGAATTGTGGGACGACACGCTGTTCATGGTGGCGCTGTTCCTGGCAAGCTATGGCGAGGGCGCGGGGCGCCGCGACCTGGTGAGCGAGGCCGCCTTCCAGTTTCTGGTGCACACGCATTATCTGGCGGAGCCGGAAACCGGGCTCTGGTTCCACGGCTGGACCTTTGACGGCAACCACAATTTCGCCCGCGCCCGCTGGGCGCGCGGCAATTCCTGGATTTCCGCCGGCGTTCTCGACCTTCTCGAACTTGCCGAACTCGATGACGCCACCAAGCGCTACCTGACGGAAGTGGTGAAGGCCCAGCTTGAAACGCTGATCGGTTATCAGGCGGCAAACGGCGCATGGCACACGCTGGTCGACGATCCGACGTCGTATGAGGAAATCTCGGCCACCGCCGCCATCGGCTACGCGCTTCTGAAAGGCGCGCGGCTCGGAATCGGTCCGGAAAGCTGGCGCGAGGCGGGCCTCAAGGCGCTTGCCGTCACGCTCGACAATATCGGCGAGGACGGCATTGTCGACAATGTGTCCTATGGCACCCGCATGGGCCACGATCTCCAGTTTTACAAGGACATCCCGATCCAGCCGACCGGCTACGGCCAGTCCATGGCCCTGCTGCTGCTGGTCGAAGCCCTCAACATTGCCAAAGCGGAGGAAGAATGATGTTTGAAGACACACGCTATTCGGTCTCCCCCAAAGACGTCAGCACCTACAGCAATGAGCGTCTGCGCGAGGAATTCCTGCTCGATAACCTGTTTGTCGCCGACAGGCTGCAGATGGTCTACACCCATGTCGACCGTATGATCATCGGCGGCTTTCTGGCGGTCGACGGGCAAGCCGAAATCGCCGACGGCGCCGCGGTCGGCACGCCCGGCTTCTTCGATGCCCGCGAGATGGGCATCGTCAATCTCGGCGGCACGGGCACCGTGACGGTCGACGGCACGGTCTATACGGTCGAGCATCGCGATATCGTCTATGTCGGTCGCGATACGAAATCCGTACGGCTCGCCTCCGAAAACTCTTCCGCGCCTGCCGCCTTCTACATGAACTCGGTGCCCGCCGGCTATGCCGTGCCGTCGGCGCTCATCCGTAAGGCCGATTCCAAGCCCGTCACCATGGGCGACGAGGCGCATGCGAACAAGCGCACGCTGCGCATGTATATCCACCCGGAAGTCTCGCCGAGCTGCCTGCTGTTGATGGGCATCACCGAACCCGCGCCCGGCAGCATCTGGAACACCGAGCCGCCGCATGTGCACGAGCGGCGCATGGAAGCCTATGTCTATTTCAACATGGCGCCGGAAGACCGGGTCATGCATTTCATGGGCGAACCGAAACAGGTGCGCAACATCGTGGTCGCCGACCGGCAAGGCATTCTTTCGCCCGCCTGGTCGATCCATATGGGTGCCGGCACTGGACCCTATTGCTTCGTCTGGGGCATGACCGGTGAGAACAAAGCCTATAATAATGTGACGCCCGTTGCCGTGAAAGATCTTCTGTGATGGCCCAACAACCACAAAATGGCGCAATGCGCCGGCCGCTGCCGAAGGGCGCGCCGGTCTGCTACTGGCATGTATCGGCCATTGCGCAAGAGGAATACAACGTGCCCGACACCACCATGTCGGGCCATATGGATGCCCAGTTCTTCCTCACCAAGGAAAAGAACTTCATCCCCCACGAATATCCCTGCCGCACGCAGTTCGTCAGCGAGCGGCGCGGCAAACGTCCCGTAATCGTCGAAAAGCAGGGGCCCGGACGGATCTGGACGCCGTTCGGCTCGCCGCGCGTCGACCTCTCCGGCTTCTGGTTCCGCGCCACCGCGGTTTCGGCCTGGGCGGAAACGCGCATCGAGGCTAAAACCGCCGGAACGGCGCGGCTAAAGCTCAGCTGCTGCGGCGGCGCCATTCTCTTCGTCGACGGCGAAGAGGCGGGTTTCATGAGCGTCTACCAGCGCAATTTCGAAACCGAGCAGGCATTCGACGTCGAACTGAAGGCGGGTCTCAACGAGATTGCCGTGTTCTTCGATGATCTCGCCGAACGCGACGCCCGTTATTTCTTCGAACTCGATTATTGCGACGGACCGGAAGCCGCCGTTTCGCTCGATGTCCCTTGCGAAAGCGCGCTCGCCGACGAGATCGAACAGATGCTGGAAACCATGCATTTCGAGCAGCCGGCCTATTCGTCGGGAACCGTCGCCTTTCATTGCCCGCAGACCGTCAGCCGCGACCTCGATGTTGAAATCATGGTTGCCGGTGATTTTCTGGCGGAGGAACACGATAGCTTTACCGCGACCCTCCCCGCCGGTTCGGCGCGACTGGTCGTCGGCGACGTGCCGTCGTTCCACAGCGACTTCCGCCATTTCGACGTGCGCCTCAGCGCCGGCGGACTGACGCTTTCGCGGCCGTTCACGGTTGAGATCGCGCGCTGCGAGGACCAGGGCGAACCGCCCGAAAGCCTCGACGCCCGCATCGAGGAAGCGCTCCGCCATGTCGCCGATAATGGTTATGCGGATGCGATTTCGGCGCTGGCACGGCTCGGGCTTGGCCTCGGCGATGCCCGCACCGAGGCGATGATTTCCGCCTCGCTGCCGAAAATCGAAAACTGCCATGACTGCGCCGATTTCCATCTCGTGCCCCTGCTGTTTGGCAGGATCCGCTTTGGCCATCTTCTGTCGGAGGACATCCGCGCGCGGATCGATGCCGCCACGCTCAACTTCCGCTACTGGCTGGATGAGCCCGGCAATGACGTGCAGTGGTACTATTCGGAAAACCACGCGCTGCTGTTCCACACCGCCGCCTATCTGGCCGGGCATTTCCATGCGGACAAGACCTTCGTTCGCGCCAATGTGACGGGCGCCGAACAATCAAAACGCGGCGCTGCGCGCCTCAGGGACTGGTTCGATCACTTCGAGAAATGGGAAATGGCCGAATTCAACTCGGTTCCCTATTTCCCGATCGACCTCAAGGGCCTGACGACGCTCTACGCCCTTGCCCATGACGAGGATATCCGGGAGCGCGCCGGCAAGGCGATCCTGCGGCTGATCTCGGTGGTGGCCGCCTCCGCCCATCACGGCACGCTGACCGCAGCCCAGGGACGCTCCTACGAGCACACGCTGATGGCCGCGCGCACCAGCGAACTGTCTGCAATCGCCCGCGTTCTCTGGGGACGCGGCAATTACGGCCGCACCTTCCAGACGCTGCCGCAATTCCTGCTGTGCCTGCGCGATTTCGGTCTTGCGATCCCCGAAAGCGATCGTGACAAGGCTCGGCTTGTCGGTGGCGCACGCCAGGAATGGACCTTCTCGCAAGGCGAAAACCGGTTTGCCCATCTCTACCACTACAAGACCGCGGAAACGGCGATGGGGTCGCTTGCCCGCTATCGTTGGGGCGAATGGGGCTATCAGGAGACCGTGCTGCAACTGCGGATCGGCCGCAATCCCGATGCGCAGATCTGGGTGAACCATCCCGGCGAGGTGATCCACTGCGGTTTCGGCAGACCCTCCTACTGGGGCGGTTGCGGCGCGCTGCCGCGCGTCCACCAATACCGCAACCTTGCCGTGGTGCTCTTCGAAACCCATGAAGGGCAACCGGATTTCAGCCATATCTGGTTCCCCGCGAGGGCTTTCGACGAAACCATGGACGGCTCGCACTTTGCCTGCGCGCGTTCGGGCGACGGGTTTGTCCTGGCCAGCGGAACGGCTCCTCTCGAGCCGATCCAGACCGGCCCGACCGCCGGCATGGAAATCCGCCAGACCGGCCGCAAGACCGCATGGCTGTTCCGGCTGGCGGAAAGCGGAGAGGTCGAAGGCGGACTTGCCGGTTTCCGGAGGCGTTTCGAGGCCCTGACCCACGCCCTTGCCGAGGACGGGACCATCACCGTCGACGATCCGGACTATGGCACGGTCGTCTTTGGTACGGATGGCACGATTGCGGCGGAGGGGCGCAGCCTCAACCCCGCCGACTGGACGATCGAGGGCACAATCCGCCGCTTCGACTAGACGGTTCAGCAAATGCCGGCGGGCGGCGCTCTGGGCGTCCGCCGGCTTGTTCTTTTCGCCTCAGCCCTTGCCACCCTTCGCACGCGCCGTCGACCCGCGCTCGACAAGCCCGCACGACAGTTCCGTCCGTCGCGGCAGAAATGGCTCGTTGTCGAGAAGGTCGCGCATCATGTCCAGCGCCGCCGCCCCCATCTCGCGCATCGGAATCTGAACCGTGGTCAGCGGCGGGTCGAGGAAGTCGCTTTGCGGCAGGCCGTCTATCCCCATCACAGAAACATCGTCGGGAACCGACAGGCCGAGTTCGCCCAGACCGAAAATGGCGCCGGCCGCCAAGCTGTCGCCGGCAGCGAGAACGGCCGTGAACGCTTTGCCCTTTTCCCCGACATGGCGGCGCATCGCCTCGATCGCGGCCTCCGGTGTCCAATCGGTCGCATCGACCACGAGATCGCGCCAGTGGACGCCCTCGATCGTCTCGATTTCGTCGCGCCAGCCTTCGAGGCGTCGCAGGATGGTGCGCCGGCCGGGGCGGGCGAGAAACAGGATGCGGGAATGACCGAGCGATTTCAGGTAGCGCGTGGCAAGGGCTGCGGCCGCGCGATTGTGCGGCGCGATGCTCGACAGCCGCATCAGCGGATCATCGCCATTGACCAGCAGCACGGGCTTCTGAAAGGCGCGCGCCGGCACCAGCATCTCGTCCTCATCGATGGTCAGCATCAGCACGCCCGCAATCTCGGGATCGCCGGCAGCCTCGTCCAGCATGCGGCGCTCGTCGTCCGCGTTCGAAATCGCCTTCGTCGACAAAGACAGGCCGAGAACCTCGGCGCGTTCGCGCATGCCCTCCAGCACAAATGCAGTGAACTGGTTGCGCTGGTAGTCGAGCATGGCGCTGGCGCTGGCCGCGACGATGACTTTCATGCCTGCGATCGACATGGGAACGTGATAATTCTGGGACTTGGCCGCCTGAAGGATCTTCTCCCTCAGTTCCGGCCGAACCCCCGGCGTTCCCGACAACGCCCGCGACGCGGTGGACGGCGAGACGCCGCAATAACGCGCCAGATCGCTCAGCCGAAGC from Martelella sp. AD-3 encodes the following:
- a CDS encoding glycoside hydrolase family 105 protein, with the translated sequence MLSTNQLKHKIELLVAGLKSLRDEGKFNEPNLDGTAGDYVSFNAWEWPQGVGLYGLAQMWLKTGDADVKTLLEDWYSAHIEKGLPPQNVNTTAPLLALSLLWRETRDPRWEAPMRDWADRILTEMPRTRCGGFQHNVSDKINDDELWDDTLFMVALFLASYGEGAGRRDLVSEAAFQFLVHTHYLAEPETGLWFHGWTFDGNHNFARARWARGNSWISAGVLDLLELAELDDATKRYLTEVVKAQLETLIGYQAANGAWHTLVDDPTSYEEISATAAIGYALLKGARLGIGPESWREAGLKALAVTLDNIGEDGIVDNVSYGTRMGHDLQFYKDIPIQPTGYGQSMALLLLVEALNIAKAEEE
- the kduI gene encoding 5-dehydro-4-deoxy-D-glucuronate isomerase, yielding MFEDTRYSVSPKDVSTYSNERLREEFLLDNLFVADRLQMVYTHVDRMIIGGFLAVDGQAEIADGAAVGTPGFFDAREMGIVNLGGTGTVTVDGTVYTVEHRDIVYVGRDTKSVRLASENSSAPAAFYMNSVPAGYAVPSALIRKADSKPVTMGDEAHANKRTLRMYIHPEVSPSCLLLMGITEPAPGSIWNTEPPHVHERRMEAYVYFNMAPEDRVMHFMGEPKQVRNIVVADRQGILSPAWSIHMGAGTGPYCFVWGMTGENKAYNNVTPVAVKDLL
- a CDS encoding LacI family DNA-binding transcriptional regulator; this translates as MMQMKKESRRLRLSDLARYCGVSPSTASRALSGTPGVRPELREKILQAAKSQNYHVPMSIAGMKVIVAASASAMLDYQRNQFTAFVLEGMRERAEVLGLSLSTKAISNADDERRMLDEAAGDPEIAGVLMLTIDEDEMLVPARAFQKPVLLVNGDDPLMRLSSIAPHNRAAAALATRYLKSLGHSRILFLARPGRRTILRRLEGWRDEIETIEGVHWRDLVVDATDWTPEAAIEAMRRHVGEKGKAFTAVLAAGDSLAAGAIFGLGELGLSVPDDVSVMGIDGLPQSDFLDPPLTTVQIPMREMGAAALDMMRDLLDNEPFLPRRTELSCGLVERGSTARAKGGKG